In a genomic window of Saccharomyces kudriavzevii IFO 1802 strain IFO1802 genome assembly, chromosome: 2:
- the SNF5 gene encoding Snf5p (similar to Saccharomyces cerevisiae SNF5 (YBR289W); ancestral locus Anc_2.523), with protein sequence MNNQPQGNSVPNSIGNIFSNIGTPSFNMAQIPQQLYQSLTPQQLQMIQQRHQQLLMSRLQQHQQQPQQQTSPPSQTHPSPPAPVPTAAAAAAPPTAQQSQPMANQPVATTPPPPPVPINLPPQIAQLPLATQQQVLNKLRQQAIAKNNPQVVNAITVAQQQVQRQIDQVQRQFEQQRGQQTAQTQLEQQRQLLVQQQQQQQLRNQMQRQQQQQFRQQVQIQQQQQQQQQQQQQGQIPQSQQVPPAKSMGGQSSTNVQSTVGQLPQLPKLNLPKFQTIQYDPPEMKLPHPTYWSDKEADTDTLLYEQIIQRDKINKASLIRETNGYDPFSIYGFSNKEYISRLWHTLKYYQDLKNTRMKSITSTSQKIPSASIWGDGYSGYGNGITNTSTRVIPQVEVGNRNHYLEDKLKVYKQAMNEMSEQLVPIRLEFDQDRDRFFLRDTLLWNKNDKLIKVEEFVDDMLRDYRFEDATREQHIDTICQSIQEQIQEFQGNPYIEFNQDRLGGDDLRIKIKLDIVVGQNQLIDQFEWDISNSDNCPEEFAECMCQELELPGEFVTAISHSIREQVHMYHKSLALLGYNFDGSVIEDDDIRSRMLPTITIDDVYRPAAESKIFTPNLLQISAAELERLDKDKDRDTRRKRRQGRSNRRGMLALSGTSANSMSMNNTHNITTPGNNSLLPSGEILLPDIADIPRTFRTPVPSTIMPGGVDVGPPVESYELKNTTTYKDRPDRPKPVPPPCYIIDHISGHSLLVSIKVPKRSEIREDTAAVTNEPNGGINPMLPSPESQKTKLNSDVRASVTISSIQNPIGGQFVTNAPNQTLQPVMPAITAGKSVPAPHLPVQPPVVSQDSEQASFNNSSNSNSNSNIYNNT encoded by the coding sequence ATGAATAATCAGCCGCAGGGCAATAGCGTTCCGAATAGCATTGGCAATATATTTAGCAATATTGGGACTCCGTCCTTCAACATGGCGCAAATTCCGCAACAACTGTACCAGAGCCTCACTCCACAACAATTACAGATGATTCAGCAACGACACCAACAGTTACTGATGAGTCGCCTGCAGCAGCACCAACAACAGCCACAACAGCAAACTTCACCGCCATCTCAGACGCATCCATCACCACCTGCCCCTGTCCctactgctgctgctgctgctgctccCCCTACTGCACAGCAATCACAACCCATGGCTAATCAACCTGTGGCAACTACacctcctcctcctccaGTACCTATTAATTTACCTCCTCAGATTGCTCAGTTGCCTTTGGCTACGCAGCAGCAAGTTTTGAACAAACTGAGGCAACAGGCTATAGCAAAAAATAATCCGCAAGTCGTGAATGCCATCACCGTGGCACAACAACAAGTGCAACGCCAAATTGACCAAGTGCAACGTCAGTTTGAGCAACAGAGAGGTCAACAAACTGCTCAGACCCAGCTAGAACAGCAAAGACAATTATTGGTccaacagcagcagcaacaacaacttAGAAACCAAATGCAACgacaacagcaacaacaatttAGGCAGCAAGTCCAGAtacagcaacagcaacagcagcagcaacagcagcagcaacaagGACAAATACCGCAATCGCAACAAGTTCCTCCCGCTAAGTCTATGGGTGGTCAATCTTCCACCAATGTTCAATCTACAGTTGGCCAGCTCCCCCAGCTTCCTAAATTGAATTTACCTAAATTTCAAACAATTCAGTACGATCCACCGGAAATGAAGTTACCACACCCAACCTATTGGTCAGATAAGGAAGCTGACACTGACACTTTATTGTATGAACAAATTATCCAGCGTGACAAGATTAACAAAGCTTCTTTAATAAGAGAAACTAACGGTTACGATCCCTTCAGCATTTATGGATTTAGTaataaagaatatataagTAGGCTGTGGCATACGCTGAAGTATTatcaagatttgaagaataccAGAATGAAATCTATCACTAGTACGTCTCAGAAGATTCCATCTGCAAGTATCTGGGGGGATGGTTATTCAGGGTATGGGAACGGAATCACGAATACATCGACAAGGGTCATTCCACAAGTGGAAGTAGGCAATAGAAATCACTACCTTGAAGACAAATTAAAAGTCTATAAACAGGCAATGAATGAGATGTCAGAGCAATTGGTTCCGATAAGGTTGGAGTTCGATCAAGATCGTGATAGATTCTTTCTAAGAGACACGTTGTTGTggaacaaaaatgataaactGATCAAGGTTGAAGAATTTGTGGACGATATGTTACGAGATTATAGATTTGAAGACGCTACCAGGGAGCAACACATAGACACTATATGCCAGTCCATACAAgaacaaattcaagaattccAAGGAAATCCATACATAGAATTTAATCAGGATCGTTTGGGCGGTGATGATTTAAGGATTAAAATCAAACTGGATATTGTTGTGGGACAAAACCAACTGATCGATCAGTTTGAGTGGGACATCTCTAATAGCGACAATTGCCCAGAAGAGTTTGCAGAGTGTATGTGTCAAGAATTAGAACTACCTGGTGAATTTGTTACCGCCATTTCTCACTCCATAAGAGAACAGGTTCATATGTATCACAAATCACTAGCATTGTTAGGTTACAACTTTGATGGATCTGTGATAGAAGACGATGATATCAGAAGCAGGATGTTACCTACAATTACCATTGATGATGTTTATAGACCTGCAGCAGAAAGTAAAATCTTTACTCCAAATCTTTTACAAATTTCAGCTGCGGAATTAGAAAGACTGGACAAAGATAAGGATAGAGATAccagaaggaaaagaagacaagGTAGGTCTAATAGGCGTGGTATGCTTGCATTGTCTGGTACATCAGCAAACAGTATGTCTATGAATAATACCCACAATATAACAACGCCAGGAAATAATTCACTGCTGCCATCGGGAGAGATTTTGCTTCCCGATATTGCAGACATCCCAAGGACTTTCAGAACACCAGTACCAAGTACCATAATGCCTGGTGGTGTTGACGTGGGTCCCCCTGTGGAATCGTACGAATTAAAAAACACGACGACGTATAAAGATAGACCAGATAGACCTAAGCCAGTCCCACCTCCTTGCTATATTATTGACCATATTTCAGGACATTCCCTATTAGTCTCTATCAAGGTTCCCAAGAGGAGCGAAATCAGGGAAGACACAGCGGCAGTGACGAATGAACCAAATGGGGGCATCAATCCTATGCTTCCAAGTCCAGAGTCGCAAAAAACTAAGTTAAATAGTGATGTTCGGGCTAGTGTCACTATCTCTTCAATTCAAAATCCGATTGGCGGCCAATTTGTCACCAACGCTCCCAATCAGACATTACAGCCCGTCATGCCAGCTATAACAGCCGGAAAGTCGGTACCTGCACCTCATTTACCGGTACAACCTCCGGTAGTCTCTCAAGATAGCGAACAAGCATCATTCAATAACAGCAGCAATAGCAATAGTAACAGTAATATCTATAATAATACATAG
- the VBA2 gene encoding Vba2p (similar to Saccharomyces cerevisiae VBA2 (YBR293W)) — protein MSISNWITTAYLITSTSFQPLYGSFSDALGRRNCLFFANAAFTIGCLACSLSTNIYTLSLMRALAGIGGGGLITLSTIVNSDVIPSSKRGIFQAFQNLLLGFGAICGASFGGTIASTIGWRWCFLIQVPISIISSVLMNYYVPNQKEYNHENSNIFRNSKRILTDIDITGSILIITGLTLQLLYLSLGCSGSKLSWTSPSVLLLLVGSIAILLLFISHEKKTTARAIIPMELVSSSYSFVVLLISILVGFASYAYLFTLPLFFQIVLGDSTAKAGLRLAIPSLFTPVGSLITGFSMSKYNCLRSLLYVGVSLMFLGNFLFLFIEKTSPNWLISLFLIPANLGQGITFPTTLFTFIFLFPKSDQATATSTLYLFRSIGSVWGVAISAGVIQLSFAKYLRSNLKDMLDENTIAKLITKLNANSSYIESLHGEVKNTVIESFDAATKRAHLMSTLLSLLALILCIVKNNLTKPKTRK, from the coding sequence ATGAGCATTTCAAATTGGATTACAACTGCGTATTTAATTACATCAACATCTTTTCAACCACTTTATGGTTCCTTTTCTGATGCACTTGGTCGAAGGAActgtcttttctttgccaaTGCTGCCTTTACTATTGGATGTTTAGCCTGTAGTTTATCAACGAACATCTATACACTTAGTTTGATGAGGGCTTTAGCAGGTATAGGTGGCGGCGGCTTGATCACCCTCTCTACCATTGTGAATTCCGATGTTATTCCGAGTTCAAAAAGaggaatttttcaagcatTTCAGAATTTGCTTCTAGGATTCGGTGCCATATGCGGAGCATCTTTTGGTGGTACCATCGCTTCGACTATTGGTTGGAGATGGTGTTTTCTCATTCAAGTGCCAATATCAATAATTAGCTCCGTATTAATGAATTATTATGTACCTAACCAGAAGGAATATAATCATGAAAACTCCAACATCTTCCGTAATTCCAAAAGAATTCTTACAGATATAGATATTACTGGCTCAATCCTTATAATAACTGGTCTCACATTGCAGCTCCTTTACCTGAGCTTGGGATGCTCTGGTTCCAAGCTTTCATGGACTAGCCCGTCTGTGTTACTGCTATTGGTTGGCAGTATAGCCATTCTTTTACTGTTTATCTCgcatgaaaagaaaacgacCGCTAGAGCGATCATTCCTATGGAGCTAGTGAGCTCCTCATACAGTTTCGTGGTGCTTTTGATTAGTATACTGGTCGGTTTTGCCAGTTATGCCTATCTCTTTACTTTACCGTTATTCTTTCAGATCGTGCTAGGAGACTCGACTGCCAAAGCTGGACTACGTCTCGCAATCCCGTCTCTATTTACCCCAGTTGGCAGCCTTATAACTGGATTTTCCATGAGCAAATACAATTGTTTGCGATCTTTACTCTACGTTGGCGTGTCTCTGATGTTTCTGGGTaactttttgtttttgtttattgaaaaaacatcaCCAAATTGGTTGATcagtttgtttttgatcCCTGCAAATTTGGGACAGGGAATCACCTTTCCCACGACATTGTTTACTTTTATATTTCTGTTCCCTAAGAGCGATCAAGCTACTGCAACATCAACTTTATATCTGTTCCGAAGCATTGGATCCGTTTGGGGTGTTGCAATTTCTGCTGGTGTTATCCAACTATCTTTTGCAAAGTACTTGCGCTCTAATCTGAAAGATATGCTGGATGAAAACACAATAGCCAAATTAATTACCAAGCTCAACGCCAATTCTTCATATATTGAATCTTTACATGGTGAGGTGAAGAACACGGTAATAGAGAGCTTCGACGCTGCGACGAAAAGGGCTCACCTAATGTCTACCCTACTTTCTTTATTGGCGTTGATATTATGCATAGTCAAAAACAATTTGACGAAACccaaaacaagaaaataa
- the BSD2 gene encoding Bsd2p (similar to Saccharomyces cerevisiae BSD2 (YBR290W); ancestral locus Anc_2.524) yields the protein MPEQESLTGQEMSTIRDGSSADGINIANMERARDTVSAQTGVEGETEIASGDEEDSIEDEGSSSGGNSATERLVPHHLREQAARHIGRIGRHFNILDRLFKKRAQQSSDLQQGAMFDGVFSNLSAKPDTTETERNNEQDIPPTYDEAAADMAPSYYGMDLNNTDIYYDEICIEGLPVGNIANLLWNIIVSTSFQFIGFLITYILHTSHAAKQGSRFGLGLTFIGYGYSMIPNDVTSKVGKNKSLNRIKLEDPNEFDNVRLNSQTATQDNFESHLNHGLDEEKQSIPWLAVFVGLLGAFITLKSIYDYIQVKKLEKKYLNQSQNQA from the coding sequence ATGCCGGAGCAAGAATCCTTGACAGGGCAGGAAATGAGTACAATTCGCGATGGTTCTTCCGCCGATGGCATAAATATTGCAAATATGGAACGAGCTAGAGACACGGTAAGTGCGCAAACCGGCGTAGAAGGGGAAACAGAGATAGCCTCTGGAGATGAGGAAGATAGCATAGAGGATGAGGGAAGCAGCAGTGGAGGAAACAGTGCGACAGAAAGACTTGTGCCACACCACTTGAGAGAGCAAGCTGCCCGGCACATTGGAAGAATAGGAAGACATTttaatattcttgataGACTTTTTAAGAAACGTGCACAGCAGTCATCCGATTTACAGCAAGGTGCTATGTTTGATGGTGTATTTAGCAATTTGAGCGCAAAACCAGATACCACAGAAACAGAACGTAATAATGAACAAGATATACCACCTACTTATGACGAAGCCGCTGCTGATATGGCACCCTCGTACTATGGAATGGACTTGAACAATACAGATATTTATTACGATGAAATATGCATCGAGGGCCTCCCCGTAGGAAATATAGCAAATCTATTATGGAATATCATCGTGAGTACAAGTTTCCAGTTCATTGGCTTTTTGATAACTTACATTTTGCACACATCGCACGCAGCCAAACAAGGTTCAAGATTCGGGTTAGGGTTAACTTTCATTGGATACGGTTATTCAATGATTCCCAATGATGTTACTTCAAAAGTTggtaagaataaaagcTTGAATAGAATCAAATTAGAGGATCCAAATGAATTCGATAATGTTCGCCTTAATTCCCAAACGGCAACCCAAgataattttgaatcaCATTTAAATCATGGTTTGGATGAGGAAAAGCAAAGCATACCATGGCTAGCTGTTTTTGTAGGGCTTCTAGGTGCATTTATCACTCTCAAGAGTATATACGACTACATTCAAGTTAAAAAActggagaaaaaatatcttaACCAAAGTCAAAATCAAGCATAG
- the CTP1 gene encoding Ctp1p (similar to Saccharomyces cerevisiae CTP1 (YBR291C); ancestral locus Anc_2.525) — translation MSNKATKSDVDRLHSFFAGSLAGAVEACITYPFEFAKTRLQLIDKASKASRNPLVLIYKTAKSQGLGSIYVGCPAFIIGNTAKTGIRFLGFDTIKDMLRDRETGELSGTKGVIAGLGAGLLESVAAVTPFEAIKTALIDDKQSAKPRYHNNGRGMIRNYSLLVRDQGFSGLYRGVLPVSMRQAANQAVRLGCYNKIKTLIQDYTDSPKDKPLSSGLTFVVGAFSGIVTVYSTMPLDTVKTRMQSLDSTKYSSTINCFATIFKEEGLKTFWKGATPRLGRLVLSGGIVFTIYEKLLVMLA, via the coding sequence ATGTCTAATAAAGCGACCAAAAGTGACGTAGATCGATTAcactctttttttgcaggTTCCTTAGCCGGTGCTGTTGAAGCGTGTATAACATACCCTTTTGAGTTTGCCAAAACAAGGCTACAATTGATCGATAAGGCGTCTAAGGCTTCAAGAAATCCTTTAGTCCTAATCTATAAAACCGCCAAAAGTCAAGGTCTTGGTTCCATTTATGTTGGATGTCCCGCATTCATTATTGGTAATACTGCCAAGACGGGTATTAGATTTCTGGGCTTTGATACTATCAAAGACATGCTGAGAGATCGTGAAACTGGAGAACTAAGCGGCACCAAGGGTGTAATAGCTGGGTTAGGAGCAGGGCTGTTGGAAAGTGTTGCTGCAGTGACGCCCTTCGAAGCAATCAAAACTGCCTTGATCGATGACAAGCAATCTGCTAAACCAAGGTATCATAATAATGGTCGTGGTATGATACGAAATTATTCATTATTGGTTCGTGATCAAGGGTTTTCGGGTCTTTATCGGGGTGTTTTACCTGTTTCCATGAGGCAGGCTGCAAACCAAGCTGTTAGATTAGGTTGTTACAATAAGATCAAAACCCTGATCCAAGATTATACGGATTCACCTAAAGATAAACCACTGTCATCTGGTTTGACCTTCGTAGTGGGTGCATTTAGTGGTATAGTGACGGTTTACTCTACTATGCCTCTGGACACTGTGAAGACAAGAATGCAAAGTTTGGATTCCACCAAATATTCTTCCACAATAAATTGTTTTGCCACAATTTTCAAGGAAGAAGGGTTGAAGACATTTTGGAAAGGGGCTACACCAAGATTGGGCAGATTGGTCTTGAGTGGTGGTATTGTTTTCACGATCTATGAAAAACTGTTAGTTATGCTAGCTTGA
- the SUL1 gene encoding sulfate permease (similar to Saccharomyces cerevisiae SUL1 (YBR294W)) has protein sequence MLGKKNSHKSSTEVLDNQEDTDIEVFESEYRTYRESEAAENRDNFQNGDDQSWKINGKQKYEVTKSEVSDVAYDSIPAYEESTVTLKEYYDHSIKSSLTVKSAGDYLYSLFPIIKWLPHYNFTWGYADLVAGITVGCVLVPQSMSYAQIASLSPEYGLYSSFIGAFIYSLFATSKDVCIGPVAVMSLQTAKVIAEVLKKYPEGQTEVTGPIIATALCFLCGVVSTALGVLRLGFLVELISLNAVAGFMTGSAFSIIWGQIPALMGYNSLVNTREATYKVVINTLKHLPNTKLDAVFGLIPLVILYVWKWWCGTFGITLADRYYRNQPKIANRLKSFYFYAQAMRNAVVIIVFTAISWRITRNKSSKERPISILGTVPSGLNEVGVMKIPEGLLSNMSSELPASIIVLVLEHIAISKSFGRINDYKVIPDQELIAIGVTNLIGTFFHSYPATGSFSRSALKAKCNVRTPFSGIFTGACVLLALYCLTSAFFFIPKATLSAVIIHAVSDLLTSYKTTWIFWKTNPLDCISFIATVFITVFSSIENGIYFAMCWSCAMLLLKQAFPAGKFLGRVEVAEVLNPTVQEGINAVTSSNELPNELSKQVKSTVDVLPAPEYKFSVKWIPFDHDYSRELNRYTKVRPPPPGVIVYRLADSFTYVNCSRHYDIIFDRIKEETRRGQLISLRKKSDRPWNDPGEWKMPNSFKALFKFKRKSATTDNELPVSSGRNNQESYEKPLLKVVCLDFSQVAQVDSTAVQSLVDLRKAVNKYADRQVEFHFAGIISPWIKRSLLSVKFGTTNEEYSDDSIIAGHSSFHVAKVLKDDVDYTEEDSRISTSYSNYETLCAATGTNLPFFHIDIPDFSKWDV, from the coding sequence ATGctcggaaaaaaaaattcacaCAAGAGTTCAACTGAAGTCTTAGATAATCAGGAAGACACTGATATCgaagtttttgaatctGAATACCGCACATATAGGGAATCCGAAGCGGCAGAGAACAGGgacaattttcaaaatggtgATGATCAGAGCTGGAAGATAAACGGTAAGCAAAAATATGAAGTAACAAAAAGCGAGGTGTCAGATGTTGCCTATGATTCTATTCCAGCATATGAAGAGAGCACAGTGACTTTAAAGGAATACTATGATCACTCTATCAAGAGTAGCTTAACCGTAAAATCGGCAGGTGACTATCTCTACTCCCTTTTCCCTATTATAAAATGGCTTCCCCACTATAACTTTACGTGGGGCTATGCAGATTTGGTGGCGGGAATTACAGTCGGGTGTGTTCTTGTGCCTCAATCCATGTCCTACGCCCAAATCGCCAGTTTGTCGCCTGAATATGGTTTATATTCCTCTTTTATTGGCGCTTTTATCTACTCTTTATTTGCCACATCGAAAGATGTTTGTATTGGTCCAGTCGCTGTTATGTCATTACAAACAGCTAAAGTGATTGCcgaagttttgaaaaaataccCAGAAGGTCAAACAGAAGTCACGGGTCCTATAATTGCGACTGCCCTTTGTTTCCTTTGTGGGGTTGTCTCTACTGCACTGGGCGTACTACGCCTGGGGTTTTTGGTTGAGTTGATTTCTCTGAATGCTGTTGCTGGTTTTATGACCGGTTCAGCATTCAGCATTATTTGGGGTCAAATTCCTGCTCTTATGGGCTACAACTCACTAGTCAATACTAGAGAAGCGACGTATAAGGTTGTGATTAATACTCTCAAGCATCTACCAAACACGAAGTTAGACGCTGTTTTTGGTCTAATTCCATTAGTAATTCTTTATGTATGGAAGTGGTGGTGTGGAACATTTGGTATTACATTGGCGGATAGATATTACCGAAATCAGCCAAAGATTGCAAATAGATTAAAATCATTCTATTTCTACGCACAAGCTATGAGAAACGCTGTCGTTATAATTGTTTTCACGGCGATATCATGGCGTATAACAAGGAAcaaatcatcaaaagaACGTCCTATCAGTATTTTGGGCACGGTCCCCTCTGGTTTGAATGAGGTGGGTGTCATGAAAATTCCCGAAGGTTTGCTATCTAATATGAGTTCAGAATTACCTGCTTCAATCATTGTTCTGGTGCTAGAACATATCgctatttcaaaatcattcGGTAGAATTAATGATTACAAGGTCATCCCTGACCAAGAGCTAATCGCAATTGGTGTGACAAACTTGATAggaacattttttcactcaTACCCAGCAACAGGATCATTTTCCAGATCTGCTTTGAAAGCGAAATGTAACGTGCGTACCCCATTTTCCGGAATATTCACTGGCGCTTGTGTGTTATTAGCACTCTATTGTTTGACTAgcgctttcttttttattcctAAGGCGACATTATCAGCAGTTATTATTCACGCTGTTTCTGATCTATTGACTTCTTATAAAACCACctggattttttggaaaaccaATCCCTTAGATTGTATCTCATTTATTGCTACAGTCTTTATTACCGTGTTTTCGTCCATTGAAAACGGTATATATTTTGCAATGTGTTGGTCATGCGCAATGTTGCTATTGAAGCAGGCATTTCCAGCCGGGAAATTCCTTGGTCGTGTTGAGGTAGCTGAAGTATTGAATCCAACAGTACAAGAAGGTATTAATGCTGTGACATCATCTAATGAATTGCCCAATGAACTAAGTAAACAAGTTAAATCTACCGTCGATGTTTTGCCAGCTCCAGAATATAAGTTTAGTGTAAAATGGATTCCATTTGATCACGATTATTCAAGAGAGTTGAATCGCTATACTAAAGTTCGCCCTCCACCACCTGGTGTCATAGTATATCGTTTGGCTGATAGTTTTACTTATGTGAACTGTTCGAGGCATTATGACATTATATTTGATCGCATTAAGGAAGAAACAAGACGAGGGCAACTAATAAGCCTGAGGAAAAAGTCCGATCGACCATGGAATGATCCTGGCGAGTGGAAAATGCCGAATTCTTTTAAAGCTCTGTTTAAATTCAAACGGAAATCAGCAACGACGGATAACGAATTGCCAGTATCAAGTGGTAGGAATAACCAGGAATCCTACGAGAAGCCGCTATTGAAAGTTGTCTGCCTAGATTTTTCTCAAGTCGCCCAAGTGGACTCAACCGCTGTTCAAAGTCTCGTCGATCTGAGAAAGGCTGTGAATAAGTATGCAGACAGACAAGTCGAATTTCATTTTGCCGGGATCATATCTCCATGGATTAAAAGAAGTCTTTTGAGCGTAAAATTCGGAACTACAAATGAAGAGTACAGTGATGACTCAATCATTGCTGGTCATTCTAGTTTTCACGTTGCGAAAGTTCTGAAAGATGATGTAGATTATACTGAAGAGGATAGCCGTATAAGTACATCGTACAGCAATTATGAGACCTTGTGTGCTGCAACTGGTACGAACTTACCATTCTTTCACATCGATATACCagatttttccaaatgGGATGTATAg